From the Planctomycetia bacterium genome, one window contains:
- a CDS encoding SRPBCC family protein — MATLQFGGEERFVAPPTKVYALLTDLDGLAASIPDLVSAERVDERTLQCTVRPGFSFLRGTMKLRITLDDLAPPSAATLKIDAQGIGVAMKVVSQMQIDADGTGTKIVWRAEVPEMKGLVATVSPGLVKAAADQVIRHGWRQMHEKLGEV, encoded by the coding sequence ATGGCAACGCTGCAATTCGGCGGTGAAGAACGCTTCGTCGCCCCACCGACGAAAGTTTACGCGCTCCTGACCGATCTCGACGGCCTTGCGGCCAGCATCCCGGACTTGGTGTCGGCCGAACGTGTCGACGAGCGAACGTTGCAATGCACGGTTCGGCCCGGCTTCTCGTTCTTACGGGGCACGATGAAGCTGCGGATCACGCTCGACGATCTCGCGCCGCCGAGCGCGGCGACGCTCAAGATCGACGCACAAGGAATCGGCGTCGCGATGAAAGTCGTTTCGCAGATGCAGATCGATGCCGACGGCACGGGGACGAAGATCGTTTGGCGAGCCGAAGTGCCGGAAATGAAAGGGCTCGTCGCGACGGTGAGCCCGGGCCTCGTCAAAGCGGCGGCGGATCAAGTGATCCGCCACGGCTGGCGACAGATGCACGAGAAACTCGGCGAGGTTTGA
- a CDS encoding acyl-CoA dehydrogenase family protein, with amino-acid sequence MPHASQSQVLADVDSFCRELRPAEELCYVEHRFNAQTVPLAHRFQILGIPVPTKYGGRGADAPTYAKCLARLGREGTGVRTFFSGHTSIGQYPIMKFGNEEQKQRYLPASVQGKCILAFGLTEPDAGSNPLELTTTYRRDGDRFLLNGVKYLISNGAIADAVVAFAYPADKEGRERRMSAFIVDTAGETFEREDMPAKLGMFTANTGMFQMNDHPVQVGNLLGEEGEGFRVAMGTLISGRLSVAAGCVGVIEDCLDESLRWCHERSQHGKPIGKHQLVQAHVAHIEMARAASDALVERAALAKQASDENPNDKALHSEADLRVAEAKFFASNAAWDAADRAVQIFGGRGWSELYRVGRHLQDVRVCRIYEGTDEIMQLKIAAALLGKEFAAFS; translated from the coding sequence ATGCCGCACGCCTCGCAAAGCCAAGTCCTGGCCGATGTCGACTCTTTCTGCCGTGAGCTTCGACCGGCCGAAGAACTCTGTTACGTCGAGCATCGTTTTAACGCTCAAACCGTTCCGCTGGCCCATCGCTTTCAGATTCTCGGCATTCCGGTGCCGACGAAGTACGGCGGTCGGGGTGCCGATGCGCCGACCTATGCAAAGTGTCTTGCTCGGCTCGGACGCGAAGGGACCGGCGTCCGAACGTTCTTCTCCGGGCATACTTCGATCGGCCAGTATCCGATCATGAAGTTCGGCAACGAGGAGCAGAAGCAGCGCTACCTCCCTGCCTCGGTGCAAGGAAAATGTATTCTTGCGTTCGGGCTGACGGAGCCCGACGCCGGCTCGAACCCTTTGGAACTGACGACGACGTATCGTCGCGACGGCGACCGATTCCTTCTAAACGGCGTGAAGTATTTGATCTCGAACGGCGCGATCGCCGATGCGGTCGTGGCGTTCGCCTATCCGGCCGATAAGGAAGGGCGCGAGCGGCGCATGAGCGCCTTCATCGTCGACACGGCCGGCGAGACCTTCGAGCGCGAAGACATGCCGGCCAAGCTCGGCATGTTCACGGCGAACACCGGCATGTTTCAGATGAACGACCATCCGGTGCAGGTCGGCAACTTGCTCGGAGAAGAAGGAGAAGGCTTTCGCGTGGCGATGGGAACGCTGATCTCCGGACGCTTGAGCGTTGCCGCGGGATGCGTCGGCGTGATCGAAGATTGCTTGGACGAATCGCTGCGCTGGTGCCATGAGCGCAGCCAACACGGCAAGCCGATCGGCAAGCATCAACTCGTGCAAGCGCACGTCGCGCACATCGAAATGGCGCGGGCGGCGAGCGATGCTCTCGTCGAGCGCGCGGCGCTGGCGAAACAAGCGAGCGACGAAAACCCCAACGACAAAGCATTACACTCCGAAGCGGACCTACGCGTGGCCGAAGCGAAGTTCTTCGCTTCCAATGCCGCGTGGGATGCGGCCGATCGGGCCGTGCAAATCTTCGGCGGCCGAGGGTGGAGCGAGTTGTATCGCGTCGGCAGACACCTGCAAGACGTTCGCGTCTGCCGCATCTATGAAGGAACCGACGAGATCATGCAACTCAAAATCGCCGCAGCCCTGCTGGGCAAAGAGTTCGCCGCATTTTCCTAA
- a CDS encoding HEAT repeat domain-containing protein, which translates to MLALCSLSGCGWLQRPVEIVADRFGPKPEVAQAEMGTTPADAELLGKSEWVLAAPDPRRLQDPTLPRYVNPVLEPIFNQPGPARLNLLPTLEHPEAVVRANSAIGLGRWGDGRALKPLVETVEKIELKLPQREAAAETLGWLTKPSPVPTLRNLLDRFGRCDPSNIANYSPELHAALIRALGRHVDAATDPRFDEAVRAPSLGARQEALAAWSRTSQAELSPGVVDLRADPNPQVRAAAIGMLLAKRHPRALEFARNAIQDFDSDVRLAAVVGLGHHGGPDAVLALERVLLHEGEVLRAEAVFALNDLGAYDKVFGAAGDKAWRVRRSVAHCLTKHPDAQGMALARRYLADDSGEVRKAAVGAMEPWPSTLAGPVLLSAMREPTYETRRLAGEQLARRWPRAQGFTPDLPADRREAFVLELEDAWDVEFGVTNHAALLTASQGPAPSMALALTPQRLDQLQRAVEELNRAAGSASGGSSSRALATLETFGTDLVDALERLLLEREVLIPDAVYRQVLPTKGPAFAAVDALATPEINDRRQAADRLAALAEENPLRPLIVARIAQLGRQEPDGLVSRGLFAAVAADVSGQSSELALAGMSHLSPEVRRMACEHFGKHPDARYAAPLLAALSDPHVGVVLSAVKALGHPGLVVDPAPVERLLTSRDTNLRFESARTLYVNHTTGGAAAFERLAHDADPELRRRSASFMGESGDRVFLPTLISLLEDGSLGVRKTTVDALVALVGTDVTRRPDEPLPALSERAIRWRAWYEQQRAREPGPLEKGGTVIR; encoded by the coding sequence GTGCTTGCTCTCTGTTCGCTCTCCGGTTGCGGCTGGTTGCAGAGGCCGGTCGAGATCGTCGCCGATCGCTTCGGCCCGAAGCCGGAAGTCGCCCAGGCCGAAATGGGAACGACTCCCGCCGATGCGGAGCTGTTGGGAAAGAGCGAATGGGTGCTCGCGGCCCCCGATCCGCGGCGGCTGCAAGATCCCACGTTGCCGCGCTACGTGAATCCCGTGCTCGAGCCGATCTTCAACCAACCCGGCCCCGCACGGCTGAACCTGCTGCCGACGCTCGAGCATCCCGAAGCCGTGGTCCGTGCCAACTCCGCGATCGGCCTGGGGCGATGGGGCGACGGCCGAGCGCTAAAGCCGCTCGTCGAAACGGTCGAGAAAATCGAACTGAAGCTGCCGCAGCGCGAGGCCGCGGCCGAGACGCTCGGCTGGCTCACGAAGCCTTCTCCGGTGCCGACGCTGCGCAACCTTCTCGATCGCTTCGGCCGTTGCGATCCGTCGAACATCGCGAACTACTCGCCGGAGCTGCATGCCGCGTTGATCCGCGCGCTGGGGCGGCATGTCGATGCCGCGACCGATCCGCGGTTCGACGAAGCGGTTCGCGCGCCAAGCCTGGGCGCGCGGCAAGAAGCGCTCGCCGCGTGGTCGCGAACCTCGCAGGCCGAGTTGTCGCCCGGCGTCGTCGACTTGCGCGCCGATCCCAATCCGCAAGTTCGCGCCGCGGCGATCGGCATGCTGCTCGCCAAGCGTCATCCCCGCGCGCTCGAGTTCGCGCGCAACGCGATCCAAGACTTCGATTCCGACGTACGCCTCGCGGCGGTCGTCGGCCTCGGGCACCACGGCGGTCCCGACGCCGTGCTGGCGCTCGAACGCGTGTTGCTGCACGAAGGGGAAGTGCTCCGCGCCGAAGCGGTCTTCGCGCTGAACGATCTCGGCGCCTACGACAAAGTATTCGGAGCTGCCGGCGATAAGGCGTGGCGCGTGCGGCGCAGCGTCGCTCACTGTCTGACGAAACATCCGGACGCTCAAGGAATGGCGCTGGCCCGTCGCTACTTGGCCGACGATAGCGGCGAAGTTCGCAAGGCCGCGGTCGGCGCCATGGAGCCGTGGCCGTCGACGCTCGCCGGGCCCGTCTTGCTCTCGGCGATGCGCGAGCCGACGTATGAAACTCGTCGACTCGCCGGCGAACAACTCGCGAGGCGCTGGCCGCGCGCTCAAGGCTTTACGCCGGATCTGCCGGCCGACCGGCGCGAGGCGTTCGTCCTCGAATTAGAAGACGCTTGGGACGTCGAGTTCGGCGTCACGAATCACGCCGCGCTCCTCACCGCCTCTCAAGGCCCGGCTCCGTCGATGGCATTGGCGCTCACGCCGCAACGGCTCGACCAATTGCAACGTGCGGTGGAAGAACTCAACCGCGCGGCGGGCTCCGCTTCCGGCGGCTCTTCGTCGAGGGCCTTAGCGACGTTGGAAACATTCGGCACCGACTTGGTCGATGCGCTGGAGCGGCTGCTGCTCGAGCGCGAAGTGTTGATTCCGGACGCCGTCTATCGCCAGGTGCTGCCTACGAAGGGTCCGGCGTTCGCGGCCGTCGATGCGCTGGCAACGCCCGAAATCAACGACCGACGACAAGCGGCGGATCGCCTCGCAGCCTTAGCCGAAGAGAATCCGCTCCGGCCGCTGATCGTCGCGCGCATCGCGCAGCTCGGCCGGCAAGAGCCCGACGGCTTGGTGTCGCGCGGTCTGTTCGCAGCCGTTGCTGCCGACGTGAGCGGGCAATCGAGCGAACTCGCGCTGGCCGGCATGTCGCATCTTTCACCCGAGGTGCGCCGGATGGCGTGCGAACATTTCGGCAAACACCCCGACGCCCGCTATGCCGCGCCGCTGCTCGCCGCGCTCTCCGATCCGCATGTCGGCGTCGTCCTCTCGGCCGTGAAGGCGTTGGGGCATCCCGGGCTCGTCGTCGATCCCGCGCCGGTCGAGCGGCTGCTGACTTCGCGCGATACCAACCTACGCTTCGAGAGTGCTCGCACGTTGTACGTCAACCACACGACCGGCGGCGCAGCGGCCTTCGAGCGACTGGCACACGATGCCGACCCGGAGCTGCGCCGGCGTTCGGCATCGTTCATGGGCGAATCCGGCGACCGAGTCTTTCTGCCGACGCTCATCTCGCTACTCGAAGACGGCTCGCTCGGCGTTCGCAAAACGACGGTCGACGCCTTGGTCGCACTCGTAGGCACCGACGTTACGCGACGCCCCGACGAACCGCTGCCGGCTCTCTCGGAACGAGCGATCCGTTGGCGCGCTTGGTACGAGCAGCAACGGGCCCGCGAGCCTGGGCCGCTCGAAAAAGGGGGGACGGTCATTCGCTGA
- the tkt gene encoding transketolase — MGIEHLAINTIRTLSMDAVQAANSGHPGTPMALAPVAYTVWQQFLRYDPADPTWAARDRFVLSCGHASMLLYSLLHLAEVKQCDHYGDVIDEPAVPIEHIKKFRQLHSRCPGHPEFGETGGVETTTGPLGQGCGNSVGMAIAQKWLAARYNKPGFELFNGKTYVICSDGDLMEGVASEAASIAGHLKLSNLVWLYDDNKITIEGDTSLAFTENVGLRFKGYGWNVLHVEDANEVAAIQKTLKRFNQTKTGPTLIIVKSRIGYGSPNKAGSHKAHGEPLGADEIKLTKAFYEWTQPDFAVPPEVYEHFREGVGARGAKLHKAWKSKFKKYAKEFPKEADELTKMHQHELPADWEAALPTFPADAKGMASRASSGKVLNAVAARIPWLIGGSADLAPSTLTFLNAEGSGEFEPESYGGRNFHWGIREHGMAAALNGMSLSGVRAYGATFFVFTDYMRPSMRLSAIMKQPVLYILTHDSIGLGEDGPTHQAVEHLASLRAMPGMVVIRPGDANEVAEAYRSAMKLKDKPVALVLSRQNLPTLDRAKYAAASGAARGGYVLAGGDAKPQVILMATGSELQFVVAAYETLTAKGIKARVVSIPSWEIFDEQDAVYRESVLPSDVTARVACEAGVEMGWNRYLGEKGKFVGMSSFGASAPAPQLYKQFAITPEHVVEEALQLIGG, encoded by the coding sequence ATGGGGATCGAGCACCTGGCGATCAACACGATCCGCACCCTTTCGATGGACGCCGTTCAGGCCGCCAATAGCGGCCACCCGGGCACGCCGATGGCGCTCGCTCCGGTTGCTTACACCGTCTGGCAACAGTTCCTCCGCTACGACCCGGCCGATCCGACGTGGGCCGCGCGCGATCGCTTCGTGCTCTCGTGCGGACACGCCTCGATGCTGCTCTACAGCTTATTGCATCTCGCCGAAGTGAAGCAGTGCGACCACTACGGCGATGTGATCGACGAGCCAGCCGTGCCGATCGAGCACATCAAGAAGTTCCGTCAATTGCATAGCCGTTGCCCGGGCCATCCGGAGTTCGGCGAGACGGGCGGTGTCGAAACGACGACCGGGCCGCTCGGGCAAGGTTGCGGCAACAGCGTCGGCATGGCGATTGCGCAGAAGTGGCTCGCCGCGCGCTACAACAAGCCCGGCTTCGAGCTATTCAACGGCAAAACGTACGTCATCTGCAGCGACGGCGACTTAATGGAAGGGGTCGCCAGCGAAGCGGCTTCGATCGCCGGACACCTTAAGCTCTCGAACCTCGTCTGGTTGTACGACGACAACAAGATCACGATCGAAGGGGACACGAGCCTCGCCTTCACCGAGAACGTCGGCCTGCGCTTCAAGGGCTACGGTTGGAACGTGCTGCATGTGGAGGACGCCAACGAAGTCGCCGCAATCCAGAAGACGCTCAAGCGTTTCAACCAGACGAAGACCGGCCCGACGCTGATCATCGTGAAGAGCCGCATCGGCTACGGTTCGCCGAATAAGGCCGGCTCGCACAAGGCCCACGGTGAACCTCTCGGTGCCGACGAAATCAAGCTCACCAAAGCGTTCTACGAATGGACGCAGCCCGATTTCGCCGTGCCGCCGGAAGTGTACGAACACTTCCGCGAAGGAGTCGGCGCGCGAGGCGCGAAGCTGCACAAAGCTTGGAAGAGCAAGTTCAAGAAATACGCGAAAGAGTTTCCGAAAGAAGCCGATGAGCTCACGAAGATGCATCAACACGAGCTTCCGGCCGACTGGGAAGCGGCCCTGCCGACCTTCCCGGCCGATGCCAAGGGAATGGCGAGCCGTGCGTCGTCGGGTAAGGTGCTCAATGCCGTCGCCGCGAGGATTCCCTGGTTGATCGGCGGCTCGGCCGACTTGGCTCCTTCGACTCTCACGTTCCTCAACGCGGAAGGTTCCGGCGAGTTCGAGCCCGAAAGTTACGGCGGCCGCAACTTCCATTGGGGCATTCGCGAACACGGCATGGCCGCGGCGCTCAACGGCATGTCCCTCTCCGGGGTTCGGGCCTATGGGGCGACGTTCTTCGTCTTCACCGACTACATGCGCCCGTCGATGCGGCTCAGCGCGATCATGAAACAGCCGGTGCTTTACATCCTTACGCACGACTCGATCGGCCTCGGCGAAGACGGCCCGACGCATCAAGCGGTCGAGCATCTGGCTTCGCTGCGCGCGATGCCGGGCATGGTCGTGATCCGGCCGGGAGACGCCAACGAAGTCGCCGAAGCCTATCGCTCGGCGATGAAGTTGAAAGATAAGCCGGTCGCGCTCGTCCTCTCGCGGCAGAACCTGCCGACCTTGGATCGGGCGAAGTACGCAGCCGCTTCCGGTGCGGCCCGCGGCGGCTATGTGCTCGCCGGCGGCGACGCGAAGCCGCAAGTGATTCTCATGGCGACCGGTAGCGAATTGCAATTCGTCGTCGCAGCTTACGAAACGTTGACGGCCAAGGGGATCAAGGCCCGCGTCGTCAGCATTCCGTCGTGGGAGATCTTCGACGAGCAAGACGCGGTGTATCGCGAGAGCGTCTTGCCGTCCGACGTGACGGCCCGCGTGGCTTGCGAAGCAGGAGTCGAGATGGGCTGGAATCGTTACCTCGGCGAGAAGGGCAAATTCGTCGGCATGAGCAGCTTCGGCGCCAGCGCTCCGGCCCCGCAACTGTATAAGCAGTTCGCCATCACGCCGGAGCATGTCGTCGAGGAAGCACTCCAGCTGATCGGCGGCTAA
- a CDS encoding CPXCG motif-containing cysteine-rich protein: MAAKKRRKRKLHQPSVAEEASYVCDACGEEIVVPVDISAGESQEYVEDCPVCCRPNVIHVEFHDDGEVRVWGEAE; this comes from the coding sequence ATGGCCGCGAAGAAACGCCGCAAGCGGAAGTTGCATCAGCCGTCGGTCGCCGAAGAGGCGAGCTACGTTTGCGACGCTTGCGGCGAGGAGATCGTGGTGCCGGTCGACATCTCGGCCGGCGAGAGCCAGGAGTATGTCGAAGACTGCCCGGTCTGCTGCCGCCCGAACGTCATTCACGTCGAGTTCCACGACGACGGGGAAGTGCGCGTGTGGGGCGAAGCGGAATAG